In Humulus lupulus chromosome 7, drHumLupu1.1, whole genome shotgun sequence, the following are encoded in one genomic region:
- the LOC133788956 gene encoding uncharacterized protein LOC133788956 — protein MATTTAATEEEEASVPRLSSETVLRRGPDYFLVVWRCFSVVTALVAILCIVVNVFSAIRSFRNGSDVFDGIFRCYAVLIAALVVLAETELEFIMKFWQVLEYWVGRGMLQIFVAVMTRAFPDYYSEKRNLVFLQSLASYMLLACGIVYVISGLLCLGFLKRARQKKKITRDQAVRDLEELERRREELEELLIAERG, from the exons ATGGCGACCACCACAGCTGCCACCGAAGAAGAAGAAGCTTCCGTTCCCAGATTATCTTCCGAAACCGTACTAAGAAGGGGGCCCGATTATTTCTTGGTGGTCTGGAGGTGCTTTAGCGTAGTGACTGCTCTCGTTGCCATTCTCTGCATTGTCGTCAATGTTTTCTCCGCCATAAGATCATTCAGGAACGGATCTGAt GTTTTCGATGGAATATTTCGGTGTTACGCTGTTCTGATTGCTGCTTTGGTCGTTCTAGCGGAGACGGAATTGGAATTCATCATGAAATTTTGGCAG GTCTTGGAGTACTGGGTTGGTAGAGGCATGCTGCAGATCTT TGTTGCAGTGATGACAAGGGCTTTTCCTGACTATTATAGTGAGAAAAGGAACCTTGTTTTCCTTCAGAGCTTAGCAAGCTACATGCTTCTTGCTTGTGGTATAGTTTATGTTATTTCG GGACTCCTATGCCTTGGCTTCCTCAAACGTGCTCGCcagaagaaaaaaattacaagggATCAGGCAGTAAGAGATCTGGAG GAATTGGAGAGACGAAGGGAGGAACTTGAAGAATTGCTTATCGCGGAAAGAGGATGA